The stretch of DNA CGGCGCGGCGGCGGGAGGAGCGGCGGCGGGCGGGGCGGACGGAGAAACCACGGCTTCGATGCCGAGCCGGCCCATGGCCGAGAGCAGCTTGAACACGGCGATCGCCATGTCGGTTTCGGCGGACGCCGCGTCGGACGACGCGTTGATGAGCGCGGTTTCGCCCGCGAGCACGTCGATCAGCGAACGGCGGCCGAGCGCGCGTTCCTTGCGCGCCAGCTCCAGGAATTCGGCGGCGATGTTGGCTTCGTTGCGGAGATGCTCCAGGTTCTGCCGGGAGGTTTCCAGTTCCTGCCAGGCGTTGCGCGCCTGCTCCTGCACGTTGTCGAGGGCATCGCCGTATTTGTTTTCCGACGAAATCAGGTTGAACTCGCTCGCCTTCAAGGTGTTGATGGCGGTGAGGCCGAGGTTGAACGAATACTTGCCCTCGACCTTGATCATGCGCTCGTTCTTGTTGCCGATGGTGCCGTCGAAGTCGTTCTTGTGCCCGTGCTCGCCGACCAGGTTGATGGTCGGGGCGAACTTGTCGGAAAACGTCTTGGAGACGTTGTTGCGCGCGATTTCCGTGGTCAGCTTGGCGGCCTTGAGCTGCGGATTGTCGCGGGCGGCGATGTCGACCACCTCGTTCAGCGTTGCCGGCAGCCGGTCGAGCGGCAGGCGCGGAATCGCCATGGTGGCGGGCCGTTCGGGCAGCTTGTCGAACACGTTGAGATAGCGGTTGCGGGCGGTCTGCAGCGCGCCCTCGGCGCGCGCCCGCGCGGCCTGCGCCGACGCGAGCTGGCGCTTCGATTGCAGCACGTCGGTCGAGAAGCCGGAGCCGCGCTGCACGCGCGCGTCTTCCAGTTCGGTCTGGCGCTTGATGTTGTCTTCCGAGCCGCGCGAGAATTCGAGGATGCGCGTGCGGCGCAGGAGGTCGAGATAGGCGGTGACGCCTTCGAGCAGGACCACCTGCTCGATCGCGTCGCGGGTGGAACGCGCCTGCTCGTACGAAAGCCGCGCGTTGTCGATGGCGCGGTTGGTCGAGCCGAAGTCCCACAGCAACTGCGTGATCTTGACCTCGAACTCGCGCGGCGGGATCGAGGTGTCGGCGGTGTTGTTGCCCTTGAACTGCCGTTCGTAGCCGTAGTTGCCGGTGAGGTCGAGTTTCGGGAACCAGTCGCCGAGGGCCTCGCGCGCCTTTTCGTTCGCGGCCTTCATGTCGGCCTCGGCCGCCTTCACCCGCTTGCTGATCTTGAGGAGATCGGGCAGCACCTCGGGCAGCGTTTCGGCCTTAGCCGCGCCGGCGGCAACGAGCGAAGCCGCCACGGCGGCCAAAACCGTCGCCCGCATGTGAACGAATTCCGCCACGGTCCGTATGCCCTCGCCTGGACGAAAACCGGGCCTGCGATTATCCGCGCGCAGGTCTCGCTTTGGACACAAACCATAGCGTGTCCGCCGGCCGGCGTACATTATTGAGTGGCGGGTTCCGGCGGTTAATTCCGGGGATAATCCCCCGCTACTCCCCCGCCAGCCACGCAACCGAGGAGGCACCCTCGTCCGGCGCGAAAAGACCGGCCAATCCGGCCACCAGCCGGGCGAGATCGGAATCGAGCCGCCAGGGCGGGTTGACCACGATCAGGCCGCAACCGTTGAGCCGTTCGGAATTGTCGAGTCGATGGATCAGCAATTCGGCGGCGAGAATCCGGCGAATCGCCGATTCGGCGAGCGCCGCATGGAACCGATCCACCGGCGCGCGGGACTTGATCGGATACCAGAGAACGAAGATCCCGGTCGCGAACCGGCGATGGCCGTCCTTCAATCCCCGGAGCAGATGATCGAACTCGTCGCGTTGCTCGAACGGCGGGTCGATCAGCACGACACCGCGCTTCGGCGGCGGGCGAATCCCCGCCGCCATTGTTGATTCGCCGCGAGGATTCGCTCGCGGCAGCGGGGGCAGCCAGGCGCGGATCGCCTCGTAGCCGTCCATGCGGCGGATTTCGACCTGCCCGTCGCCCCGGAATTCGCGCGCCAGCGCGCGCGCGTCCTCGGGGTGCAGTTCCGCGCACCATAACTTGTCGCTCTTGCGCAGCAAGGTTCGCGCAACGCGCGGCGAGCCGGGATAATAGCGCGGCATGTGCGCGGCACTCGGCTTGTGTCCGCCATTAACGGCGACCACTGCCTTCAACAGCGACGCCAAGCCCGGCAAATCCGGGGGCGATTCCAACACCCGGCCGATGCCCTGGCGCCATTCGCCGGTTTTTTCCGCCTCCGGGGCGGAGAGATCGTAGCGCCCGAGGCCGGCATGGGTGTCGACGACCGCGAACGGCGCCGGCTTCTTTTTCAGATAGTCGACGATCAGCGCCAAGCCCGCGTGCTTGAAGACGTCGGCGAAGTTGCCCGCGTGGTAAGCATGACGGTAATTCATGGCGACCCGATCTCCTCCGTTTCATATCATAAGCGACGCCATGCCGGATCCGCTCGCGCCCCTTCGCGAAGCCGCCCTCACCCGTCCCGACGACGCGGACGCGCACGCGCGCCTGGGCCGCGCCTACCTCGCCCACGGCCGGCTGGCCGAGGCGATCGAGGCGTTGCAGCGCGCGGCGCGCCTGGAACCCGACGACCCGGCGGTGCGGACCGACCTGGGCCGCGCCTGGATCGCCGCCGCCGATCCCGCTGCGGCCGCGTTCCACTTGCGCCGGGCGGTCGCGCTGATAAGCGCGCGATCGCAAGACGGCCTCGATCCCGACGCGGCGGCGGGCGAATCCCCGCCGCCATTAAATGATTGCCGCGAGGATTCGCTCGCGGCAGAGGCCCGCGCGCTGCTCGCCCGGGCCGAGGCGGGCCAGCCGACGCTCTCGGCCGATTTCGTGCGCGAGATGTTCGACCAGTACGCCGAAAAATTCGACGCCGACATGGCCAAGCTTTCCTATCGCGCGCCGGAGATTTTGCGCGCGCTGCTCGGCGCGCCGCAAGAAGCCCGCGCCTTCGACATTCTCGACCTCGGGTGCGGCACCGGGCTTTCGGGGCTCGCGTTCCGCGCGTTCGCGCGCACCCTCGTCGGCGTCGATCTTTCGCCCGGCATGGCGGCGAAGGCGCGCGCGCGCGGCATTTACGATCGCGTCATTGTCGGCGACATGATCGAAACGGCGCGCGCGATGCCGGCCGGGTTCGATGTGATCGTCGCCGCCGACGCGCTCGGCTACGTGGGCGACCTGGCGCCGCTGTTCGCCGCCGCGCGCGTGGCGCTGCGACCCGGCGGGCGGTTCGCGGCGACGGCGGAAGACGGTGGCGCGGCGGATTTCATCCTCGGCCCGGCGCGGCGTTTCCGCCACGGCGAGGCCTACCTGCGCCGGACGGCGGAAGGCGCGGGCTTCGCCGTCGCGGCGCTGGAACGTTGCGAACTCCGCCGCGACCGGGGCGAGCCGGTCGCCGGGCTGGCCTTTATCCTGGATTTTTAGCTCCCCTGGCGGGCGGCGCGGCGGAACGCTAGGATTCCCCCATGCGCAACCGGCGGATCAAGGACATCATCGCCCGCCAGGAGTTGTTGGCGGTCGGGCCCGACCAAACGGCGCGCGAGGCCGCGCGCCAGATGGTCGCGCGCAACGTCGCCGCCGCCGTGGTCGCCGACGCGGACGGGCGGCTGCTCGGCATCTTCACCGAGCGCGACATGCTGCGCCGGGTGGTGGCCGCGGGCCTCGACCCCGACCGCACCAAGGTTTCCCAGGTCATGACCGCCAAGCCCCACGCGGTCGCGCCCGATGCGACCGGTCTCGAAGCCATGCGCGTGATGCAGGAGCGCCACGTCCGGCATCTCCCGGTCGCGGCCGACGGGCGCGCGCTCGGCATCGTCTCGATCCGCGATTTCCTCGGCGCCGAGGCGGACGAAGTCCGCCGCGAGCAGGAAAACCGCGAACGCCTGTGGGAAGCGTGAGAGGCGCGGCTACCGCGCGCGGCGGCTGAGGGATTCCTGGCGTTCGCGGATATCGGGCGGCCAGGTGCTCTTGATGTAGGCGAGCACGGCCCAGATCTCGCGCTCCGACAACTGGCCGCCGAAGGCGGGCATGCGGCTCGGGAACCCCTTGGGCGCGACCGAGGCGCCGCCGTCGCGGGTGATGCCGAACAACACCTTGTCCGGATGGTGCCAGGTGTGGCCGCTGGCGTCGTGCGGCGGCGCCGGCAGCGAGCCGTCGGGAAAAGGCGTGCGCCAGTTGGGCTCGCCCTCGAGGTTGCCGCCGTGGCATTCGGCGCAGGCGACGGCGTAGACCGTTTTGCCGGCAGCGACGAGGGACGGGTCGCTCAGGTCGGGCGGGGCGGCGTCCGGCTTCAGCCAAAGCCCGAGCGCGGCCACCGCGCCCGCGCCGGCCACAAGCCATCCGATCCTCTTGAACCGTCGTCCGAACGCGGCCATGCCGCTCTAGTATTAGCCGAGGTCTTGGCGCCGTTGAAGATATTCCGCGCGTTCGATCTCGCCCTTGGCGTAACGCTCGTCGAGGATACGCCGCGCCGACGATCCCGATGCCGGTGTTTCCGTTCCACCGCCGCGCTCCGATAGGGGCGCATCGTTTAATGCGCGCGGGGATTCGCCCGCGCGCCAGAGATAACGCACCAGCGCCACCAACGCGATGCCCGCGAGCACGAGCAGCACCAGCCAGAAGAGTCCGTGCAAGCCGCCCATCAAACCCCAGCCCCACCCGGACATGCCGGGGCCGTATCCGCCGCCGTACCACATGATTGCCTCCTTGCTGTTTTCTCTCTACCAGCGCCGGGCGGCGCGGTACTCCCACACCGTGACCTTGCCGTCGCCGTCCTTGTCGGCGGTCTTATGGCGCTCTGCGGCATAGGCCAGAAATTCCTCCAGGGTCAGCTTGCCATCGCCGTTCTTATCCATCTCCTTGAAGCGCGCTTCCTTCTGTTGCGCCATCTGGGCCGCGCGCGGGCCGGTGCCGGGGCCGTAGCCCATATGCCCGGCGAGATATTCCTCGCGCATCACCACCTCGTCCCCGTCGGCGTCGAAGGCCGCAAACACGCTTTCGTGCCAGGCGGCGGATTCGTCGGCGCTGACGAAGCCGTCGTGGTTGGCATCGACCAGCGTCATGCGCGGCGCGCCCATTCCACCGCCGGGACCCCAACCTTGCCCCATCATGCCGGGGCCCCAGCCCATGCCGGATCCCCAACCTTGGCCCATCATGCCTGGCCCCATCATGCCGGGGCCCATCATGCCGGGACCCATCATGCCGGGACCCATCATGCCGGGACCCATCATCGGGCCGCACGGGCCGTAGCCGCCGCCCGGCCCTGGTCCTTGTCCTGGTCCCTGGGCGAAGGCGGCGCCGACGAAAGTCGCCAGCGCGAGAATCAGCGCCCCCGCGAGACGCGCGAGAACGGCGCCGCGAGGCGGCGCAGCCATGTAAATCGTCATGACCGTTCCTCCGTTTGATGCGGAAATTGGAGTTATTTTAATCGCGCGCCGGACGCCGAACCTTGATCCAGGTCACGTCTCCAGGCCGATCCGGCCGCGCCAGGCGGCCCGGCCGCGCGCGGCGGAAACCAATGCCAGCAGCGCGAGCAGGAACGACGCGCCGATCAACCCGGCGGCGATCGGGCGGGTGACGAAGATGCTCCAATCCCCGGCCGAGAGCGCGAGCGATTGACGCAACGAAACCTCCAGCATCGGCGACAGCACCAGGCCGAGCACCACCGGCGCGACCTCGAAATCGAACTTGCGCAGGAGGTAGCCGAGTCCGCCCATGGCGATCATGATCCAGACGTCCACCGCGCTCTGGTTCACGGCGTAGACGCCGAGCACGCAGAACACGAGGATCAGGGGATAAAGATAGGCGTACGGAATCCTGAGCAGATTCACCAGCAGGCCGACCAGCGGCAGGTTGAGGACCAGCAGCATTGCGTTGCCGATGTACATGCTGGCGACGAAACCCCAGAACAGGTTCGGCTGCTCCGTCATCAGCATCGGGCCCGGTGCGATGCCGTGGACCATCAGCGCCGCCAACATCACCGCCGGGATCGGGCCCGACGGCACGCCGAGCGCGAGCATCGGCACGAACGCGCCGCACGCGGCCGCGTTGTTGGCGGATTCGGGGCCGG from Rhodospirillales bacterium encodes:
- a CDS encoding cytochrome c is translated as MAAFGRRFKRIGWLVAGAGAVAALGLWLKPDAAPPDLSDPSLVAAGKTVYAVACAECHGGNLEGEPNWRTPFPDGSLPAPPHDASGHTWHHPDKVLFGITRDGGASVAPKGFPSRMPAFGGQLSEREIWAVLAYIKSTWPPDIRERQESLSRRAR
- a CDS encoding TolC family outer membrane protein, producing MYAGRRTRYGLCPKRDLRADNRRPGFRPGEGIRTVAEFVHMRATVLAAVAASLVAAGAAKAETLPEVLPDLLKISKRVKAAEADMKAANEKAREALGDWFPKLDLTGNYGYERQFKGNNTADTSIPPREFEVKITQLLWDFGSTNRAIDNARLSYEQARSTRDAIEQVVLLEGVTAYLDLLRRTRILEFSRGSEDNIKRQTELEDARVQRGSGFSTDVLQSKRQLASAQAARARAEGALQTARNRYLNVFDKLPERPATMAIPRLPLDRLPATLNEVVDIAARDNPQLKAAKLTTEIARNNVSKTFSDKFAPTINLVGEHGHKNDFDGTIGNKNERMIKVEGKYSFNLGLTAINTLKASEFNLISSENKYGDALDNVQEQARNAWQELETSRQNLEHLRNEANIAAEFLELARKERALGRRSLIDVLAGETALINASSDAASAETDMAIAVFKLLSAMGRLGIEAVVSPSAPPAAAPPAAAP
- a CDS encoding CBS domain-containing protein, encoding MRNRRIKDIIARQELLAVGPDQTAREAARQMVARNVAAAVVADADGRLLGIFTERDMLRRVVAAGLDPDRTKVSQVMTAKPHAVAPDATGLEAMRVMQERHVRHLPVAADGRALGIVSIRDFLGAEADEVRREQENRERLWEA
- a CDS encoding SHOCT domain-containing protein; amino-acid sequence: MGGLHGLFWLVLLVLAGIALVALVRYLWRAGESPRALNDAPLSERGGGTETPASGSSARRILDERYAKGEIERAEYLQRRQDLG
- a CDS encoding 23S rRNA (adenine(2030)-N(6))-methyltransferase RlmJ, producing MNYRHAYHAGNFADVFKHAGLALIVDYLKKKPAPFAVVDTHAGLGRYDLSAPEAEKTGEWRQGIGRVLESPPDLPGLASLLKAVVAVNGGHKPSAAHMPRYYPGSPRVARTLLRKSDKLWCAELHPEDARALAREFRGDGQVEIRRMDGYEAIRAWLPPLPRANPRGESTMAAGIRPPPKRGVVLIDPPFEQRDEFDHLLRGLKDGHRRFATGIFVLWYPIKSRAPVDRFHAALAESAIRRILAAELLIHRLDNSERLNGCGLIVVNPPWRLDSDLARLVAGLAGLFAPDEGASSVAWLAGE
- a CDS encoding methyltransferase domain-containing protein, which produces MATRSPPFHIISDAMPDPLAPLREAALTRPDDADAHARLGRAYLAHGRLAEAIEALQRAARLEPDDPAVRTDLGRAWIAAADPAAAAFHLRRAVALISARSQDGLDPDAAAGESPPPLNDCREDSLAAEARALLARAEAGQPTLSADFVREMFDQYAEKFDADMAKLSYRAPEILRALLGAPQEARAFDILDLGCGTGLSGLAFRAFARTLVGVDLSPGMAAKARARGIYDRVIVGDMIETARAMPAGFDVIVAADALGYVGDLAPLFAAARVALRPGGRFAATAEDGGAADFILGPARRFRHGEAYLRRTAEGAGFAVAALERCELRRDRGEPVAGLAFILDF